A genomic stretch from Edaphobacter aggregans includes:
- a CDS encoding YncE family protein has translation MLGPSLGIAQQTQPQPSTALINRNAIAYSPSTAKIYVVDPIHSAVSIVAPTKAAKSLPVGSGPEAIAVNNRTGFVYVANSGSRSVSVIDGKTDAVIATIPTAARPYAIALDELANKIYVSNTFSNMLTVIDGNTNTATNLKTGSADDIVVDPDKNQIYLLGYESTTVTAVNTKTNAITKIPAGAFHLWGIAKLGQTLYVTHVQDASVAAIDTDTSAVANIATGSMPCALAVNDRTGELYVANYAGDSVTLIDKNGAATATIPAGHHPQAIAIDADKNLVYVANTQENKVTIIDGRARQVLKTVKAGEHPYALALNLSTHTVYVANLGEIPFTALPAR, from the coding sequence ATGCTCGGACCCTCTCTTGGAATCGCGCAGCAGACGCAACCGCAACCTTCCACCGCACTCATCAATCGAAACGCAATCGCCTACAGCCCGAGCACGGCCAAGATCTACGTGGTTGACCCTATCCACAGCGCCGTCTCTATCGTTGCCCCCACAAAAGCTGCGAAGAGTCTGCCCGTTGGCTCTGGCCCGGAAGCGATAGCCGTGAACAATCGAACCGGATTCGTTTACGTGGCAAACTCCGGCAGCCGCTCCGTCTCGGTCATCGACGGAAAGACGGACGCGGTGATCGCTACGATACCCACCGCGGCGCGCCCTTATGCCATTGCACTCGACGAGCTGGCCAATAAGATCTACGTTTCGAACACCTTCAGCAACATGCTCACCGTCATCGACGGCAACACCAACACTGCGACCAATCTCAAGACTGGCTCGGCAGATGACATAGTCGTCGATCCTGACAAAAATCAGATCTATCTCCTCGGCTACGAAAGCACCACCGTCACTGCCGTCAACACAAAGACCAACGCGATCACGAAGATACCTGCCGGTGCATTCCATCTCTGGGGAATCGCCAAATTGGGCCAGACCCTCTACGTAACCCATGTGCAGGACGCGAGTGTAGCTGCAATCGACACCGACACCAGCGCTGTCGCTAACATCGCCACCGGATCGATGCCATGCGCTCTAGCAGTCAACGATCGCACCGGAGAGCTCTATGTCGCGAACTACGCAGGCGATTCAGTAACGCTGATCGACAAAAACGGAGCCGCGACCGCCACGATACCCGCAGGCCATCACCCGCAAGCCATCGCCATCGACGCTGACAAGAACCTGGTCTACGTGGCAAACACTCAGGAAAATAAAGTCACCATAATCGATGGAAGGGCCCGTCAAGTCCTGAAAACCGTCAAGGCAGGCGAGCATCCCTACGCCTTGGCACTCAATCTGTCCACCCACACCGTCTACGTCGCAAATCTGGGCGAAATTCCCTTCACCGCGCTCCCTGCGCGATAA
- the egtD gene encoding L-histidine N(alpha)-methyltransferase, translated as MPFTPAVSELPEIAPDIVIASNPAEAIAGEVRAGLTSIPKTLSPWLFYDETGSRLFEQITELPEYYLTRTERAIFHTHADEIIAEASRPTGNDPAPILTLIELGAGTATKTGILLAAAVRRQGRVVYQPVDVSVTALEAATENIRANVPGVTVRCQVADYTTQALPLNRLPNTRTLALYIGSSIGNFSPDDARDVLRNLRAQLLPGDTLLLGTDLAPLNGASSSTKDESTLLAAYNDDAGVTAAFNSNVLARLNRELGANFNLNRFIHKAIWNSEESRIEMHLESLVPQRVHIPENTSGSAFTLDFAAGESIHTENSYKFTPARVERLLTSSGFTLTRQWQDPQHFFAVNLATAV; from the coding sequence GTGCCATTCACCCCTGCGGTCTCTGAACTCCCCGAAATAGCGCCGGATATTGTCATTGCTTCCAATCCCGCCGAGGCGATAGCCGGTGAAGTGCGCGCCGGCCTCACCTCCATCCCTAAGACTCTCTCCCCCTGGCTCTTCTACGATGAGACCGGCTCCCGTCTCTTCGAGCAGATCACCGAACTGCCGGAGTACTACCTCACCCGCACCGAGCGCGCCATCTTCCACACCCACGCCGACGAGATCATCGCGGAGGCATCCCGTCCCACCGGCAACGACCCCGCACCCATCCTCACACTCATCGAGCTCGGCGCCGGGACCGCCACCAAGACCGGCATCCTCCTCGCAGCCGCTGTCCGCCGGCAGGGACGCGTCGTGTACCAGCCCGTCGACGTCTCCGTCACCGCGCTCGAGGCCGCGACCGAAAACATCCGCGCCAACGTTCCCGGCGTCACCGTCCGCTGTCAGGTCGCCGACTACACCACACAGGCTCTCCCGCTTAATCGCCTGCCTAACACTCGCACCCTCGCCCTCTACATCGGCTCCAGCATAGGCAACTTCTCGCCCGACGATGCGCGTGACGTCCTCCGCAACCTCCGCGCCCAGCTACTTCCCGGCGACACCCTTCTACTCGGCACCGATCTGGCTCCGCTAAACGGCGCCTCATCTTCGACCAAAGATGAATCTACCCTTCTCGCGGCCTACAACGACGACGCCGGGGTAACTGCTGCCTTCAATAGCAATGTCCTCGCCCGCCTCAACCGCGAACTCGGCGCCAACTTCAACCTCAACCGCTTCATTCATAAAGCCATCTGGAACTCTGAAGAGTCGCGCATCGAGATGCACCTCGAGTCCCTTGTTCCGCAGCGCGTCCACATACCTGAAAACACCTCCGGGTCGGCCTTTACTCTAGACTTTGCGGCGGGTGAGTCAATCCATACTGAAAACAGCTATAAGTTCACCCCCGCCCGGGTAGAACGTCTGCTGACCTCGTCTGGCTTCACGCTCACGCGCCAATGGCAGGACCCGCAGCACTTCTTCGCCGTGAATCTCGCCACAGCTGTCTAA
- the moaC gene encoding cyclic pyranopterin monophosphate synthase MoaC: MEKEFAHIPERLSHYDETGQAHMVDVSAKPKTRREAVASAFVELSDAVLAALPQNPKGNPLEVARFAGIQAAKQTSSLIPMCHPLALTHVDVQARVVSGGVAIEATAATVDGTGVEMEAMVAASIAALTVYDMTKALDKGIRIREVVLVSKSGGKSGDYRRG, translated from the coding sequence ATGGAAAAAGAGTTCGCCCACATCCCCGAGCGTCTCTCTCACTACGACGAGACTGGACAGGCCCACATGGTCGACGTCAGCGCCAAGCCGAAGACTCGCCGCGAAGCTGTCGCCTCTGCCTTCGTCGAACTCTCCGACGCAGTCCTGGCTGCGCTGCCCCAGAATCCCAAGGGCAATCCGCTCGAAGTAGCGCGGTTTGCGGGGATTCAAGCGGCCAAGCAGACCTCCAGCCTCATCCCCATGTGTCATCCGCTTGCGCTGACTCATGTCGATGTACAGGCTCGGGTAGTTTCAGGAGGTGTCGCCATTGAGGCCACTGCTGCAACAGTCGACGGCACTGGAGTTGAGATGGAGGCGATGGTCGCAGCTTCGATCGCGGCCCTCACCGTCTACGACATGACCAAGGCTCTCGACAAAGGTATCCGCATCCGAGAAGTAGTCCTCGTCAGCAAAAGCGGAGGCAAGAGCGGCGATTATCGGCGGGGGTGA
- a CDS encoding VOC family protein, giving the protein MSTELDHIFVCTDPGAPAAEELVRFGLREGPPNTHPGQGTACRRFAFFNAMLELFWVCDEAEAQNEGTRRTQLWERWSHRESGASPFGVCLRPADPEKAKPPFPAWRYQPIYLSDPLAMYIAETGVEEPMWVFLGFLRRTDREHWFVEHPIGIREITGVTLTTPAALRSAASTVAVENGVLCIREGAKHLLEIEFDGKRRGQTADFRPHLPLIFRF; this is encoded by the coding sequence ATGAGCACCGAGCTCGACCACATCTTCGTCTGCACCGATCCGGGCGCACCCGCAGCGGAAGAACTGGTACGTTTTGGACTGCGTGAGGGGCCGCCGAACACCCATCCCGGACAAGGCACTGCCTGTCGCCGGTTTGCATTCTTCAATGCGATGCTCGAGTTGTTTTGGGTCTGCGATGAAGCTGAGGCTCAAAACGAAGGCACGCGCCGCACGCAGCTGTGGGAGCGATGGTCACACCGGGAGAGCGGAGCTTCACCCTTTGGCGTCTGTCTTCGGCCCGCCGATCCCGAGAAAGCTAAGCCGCCATTTCCGGCGTGGCGATATCAGCCAATCTACCTGTCCGATCCGCTTGCCATGTACATCGCTGAAACCGGAGTGGAGGAGCCGATGTGGGTCTTTCTCGGGTTCCTGCGCCGGACAGACCGTGAGCACTGGTTCGTTGAGCATCCCATTGGCATTCGCGAAATCACGGGTGTGACCTTGACGACTCCGGCGGCCCTCCGCTCTGCGGCCTCAACGGTTGCGGTCGAAAACGGTGTCCTTTGCATTCGCGAGGGGGCGAAGCATCTATTGGAGATCGAATTCGACGGCAAGCGACGCGGCCAAACCGCCGACTTCAGGCCGCATCTGCCTCTGATCTTTCGATTCTGA
- the glp gene encoding gephyrin-like molybdotransferase Glp: MNPPSTNIFDFDPALAEVLAHAAHVHPEQTESKSLLDCLSRTLAETVRADRDQPPFDRSTRDGFAIKSTDSATELAIAGQIRAGQHWSGSPLAPGTALEIMTGAPIPKGANAVVMVEHVERTGDSIRLARGRTLRPGENVVPRGAEACAGDLLLHRGTILQPAHIALAAACGRAHLNVFRKPTVAIVATGDELVELTETPASHQIRNSNSYGLAALVAQAGGEPMRFPIAPDSRPELETIIRQARTADLLLLSGGVSMGEYDLVEEVLLSLGAEFFFTGVRMQPGKPVVFGRLPASGDVPARFFFGLPGNPISTQVTFHCFVEPLLRALSGAGTHPPHFVQATLAEDAPGKPGLTRILPAHLTSDRVRPCVELVGWQGSGDLAANARANCYAVLPPDRTQFATGDVITVLMR; encoded by the coding sequence ATGAACCCACCATCGACCAACATCTTTGACTTCGATCCGGCCTTGGCCGAGGTCCTCGCTCATGCGGCTCACGTGCATCCGGAGCAAACTGAATCCAAGTCCCTGCTGGACTGCCTCTCCCGCACACTAGCCGAGACCGTCAGAGCGGACCGTGACCAGCCCCCCTTCGACCGCTCCACCCGCGACGGCTTTGCCATTAAGTCTACCGATTCAGCCACAGAACTTGCCATTGCGGGCCAGATCCGCGCAGGCCAGCACTGGTCTGGTTCCCCCCTTGCACCGGGAACCGCCCTCGAGATTATGACAGGAGCCCCCATTCCCAAGGGGGCTAATGCTGTCGTCATGGTCGAGCACGTAGAGCGCACTGGCGACAGCATCCGCCTCGCCCGGGGTCGTACCCTTCGCCCCGGAGAGAACGTCGTGCCGCGAGGCGCCGAAGCTTGCGCCGGAGACTTGCTCCTGCACCGTGGAACCATCCTGCAGCCAGCCCACATCGCCCTTGCTGCGGCATGCGGGCGGGCACACCTCAACGTCTTTCGCAAGCCGACGGTAGCCATCGTAGCGACAGGCGACGAACTGGTAGAACTCACCGAAACCCCCGCGTCTCACCAGATTCGCAACTCCAACAGTTACGGCCTCGCCGCACTGGTAGCCCAGGCCGGAGGCGAGCCGATGCGCTTCCCCATCGCTCCAGACAGCCGTCCAGAGCTCGAGACCATCATCCGGCAAGCGCGCACCGCCGATCTCCTTCTACTCTCCGGCGGCGTCTCCATGGGCGAGTACGATCTCGTCGAAGAGGTCCTGCTCTCGCTCGGCGCTGAGTTCTTCTTCACTGGCGTCCGCATGCAGCCCGGCAAGCCTGTCGTCTTCGGACGGCTCCCTGCAAGCGGCGACGTTCCCGCCCGCTTTTTCTTCGGTCTACCCGGCAACCCAATCTCAACGCAGGTGACCTTTCACTGCTTCGTTGAGCCGCTGCTTCGAGCACTCAGCGGAGCCGGCACGCACCCTCCGCACTTTGTACAGGCAACGCTGGCCGAAGACGCTCCGGGTAAACCTGGCCTCACCCGCATCCTGCCTGCTCATCTCACGTCAGATCGCGTCCGTCCCTGCGTCGAGCTCGTCGGCTGGCAAGGCTCGGGTGATCTCGCCGCCAACGCCCGTGCCAATTGCTACGCTGTCCTTCCGCCCGATCGGACGCAATTCGCCACTGGCGACGTCATTACGGTCCTTATGCGGTAA
- a CDS encoding tetratricopeptide repeat protein: MKQRVRNITSTLAAALLVIFAMTASALAQATGSIHGHVNNPIGQPVAQGQVKLSTDRTAADEKSRKYQYTFDIDTAGDYKGTDITPGNYIAVVYAEGKSIDFNDNVTIAAGEDKTVSFDMSRKEYIDKMTPEEKKQLEEFKKKNAEVMAGNKQIANLNALLTQARSDTKAGNFDAAITAMQQATTQKPDEGILWVALGDAQLGSADAAAKVAKAAGKANDPDVAAKYTAAATSYKKAIDDNAASKKPSPETAGAAYNQLGQSLAKSGDLKGASDAYEQAAKAQPASAGMYYFNEAATLYNSGKTDEAAVAADKAIAADPKRADAYYIKGQSLIQKASVDPKTQKITAPPGTVEAYQTYLELAPDGPRAEEVKGILTGIGESVKSSYKAGKPAKK; the protein is encoded by the coding sequence ATGAAACAGAGAGTACGAAACATTACCAGCACCCTGGCAGCCGCGCTGCTGGTTATCTTCGCCATGACAGCCAGCGCACTGGCCCAGGCGACCGGCAGCATCCACGGCCACGTCAACAACCCCATCGGGCAGCCCGTCGCGCAGGGCCAGGTCAAGCTCAGCACCGACCGCACCGCCGCCGACGAGAAGAGCCGCAAGTATCAGTACACCTTCGATATCGACACCGCCGGCGACTACAAAGGCACTGACATTACGCCCGGCAACTACATTGCCGTCGTCTACGCTGAGGGCAAAAGCATCGATTTCAACGACAACGTCACCATTGCGGCGGGCGAAGACAAGACTGTCAGCTTCGACATGAGCCGCAAGGAGTATATCGACAAGATGACTCCGGAAGAGAAGAAGCAGCTCGAAGAGTTCAAGAAGAAGAACGCCGAAGTGATGGCCGGTAACAAGCAGATCGCTAACCTCAATGCTCTGCTCACCCAGGCACGCAGCGACACGAAGGCCGGCAACTTCGACGCAGCGATCACTGCCATGCAGCAGGCGACCACGCAGAAGCCCGATGAGGGCATCCTCTGGGTTGCCCTAGGTGATGCTCAGCTCGGCTCGGCCGATGCAGCCGCCAAGGTCGCCAAAGCAGCTGGCAAGGCCAACGATCCTGACGTCGCGGCAAAGTACACTGCGGCCGCCACCTCCTACAAGAAAGCGATCGACGACAACGCAGCTTCGAAGAAGCCCAGCCCCGAGACCGCAGGCGCTGCCTATAACCAGCTCGGTCAGTCTCTGGCCAAGAGCGGCGACCTGAAGGGTGCATCCGACGCCTACGAGCAGGCAGCCAAGGCCCAGCCCGCCAGCGCCGGCATGTACTACTTCAACGAGGCAGCCACCCTGTACAACTCCGGCAAGACGGACGAGGCAGCCGTGGCAGCCGACAAGGCCATTGCAGCCGATCCGAAGCGCGCCGATGCCTATTACATCAAGGGTCAGTCTTTGATCCAGAAGGCGAGCGTCGACCCGAAGACCCAGAAGATCACCGCCCCGCCGGGAACCGTCGAGGCCTACCAGACCTACCTGGAACTGGCGCCTGATGGGCCCCGGGCCGAGGAGGTCAAGGGCATCCTGACCGGTATCGGTGAATCCGTCAAATCGAGCTACAAGGCTGGCAAGCCCGCAAAGAAGTAG
- the queC gene encoding 7-cyano-7-deazaguanine synthase QueC — translation MTDTALPRAVVSLSGGMDSVVCAALASRDFETYAVHFSYGQRTENRELLAAQDAVRILGIRELLHLKLDVFRRIGGSALTDKSIPVPNAPAHESDIGTDIPVTYVPFRNAHFLSAAVSWAEVLGAKTVFIGAVEQDSSGYPDCRPAYYDAFNQLIREGTKEGDIQVVTPLIHLKKHEIVRLGVELGAPFHVSWSCYSGETEACGVCESCVLRLRAFREAGAVDPILYATP, via the coding sequence ATGACCGACACCGCCCTCCCTCGCGCAGTAGTCAGCCTCTCCGGAGGCATGGACTCCGTTGTCTGTGCCGCCCTGGCCTCTCGCGACTTCGAAACCTACGCGGTCCACTTCAGCTACGGCCAGCGCACCGAAAACCGCGAACTCCTGGCCGCGCAGGACGCCGTCCGCATCCTCGGCATCCGCGAACTCCTGCATCTAAAGCTCGACGTTTTCCGCCGGATTGGAGGCTCCGCCCTTACCGACAAGAGCATCCCAGTCCCCAACGCTCCAGCCCATGAATCCGACATAGGTACCGATATTCCAGTCACTTACGTCCCCTTCCGCAACGCGCATTTCCTCTCTGCCGCGGTCAGCTGGGCGGAGGTTCTTGGCGCAAAGACCGTCTTCATCGGCGCCGTCGAGCAGGACAGCTCCGGCTACCCCGACTGCCGCCCCGCCTACTACGACGCCTTCAACCAGCTCATTCGCGAAGGCACCAAGGAGGGCGATATTCAGGTCGTTACGCCGCTCATTCATTTGAAGAAACACGAGATCGTCCGCTTGGGAGTTGAATTGGGCGCTCCGTTCCATGTAAGTTGGTCTTGTTATTCGGGCGAGACTGAGGCCTGCGGCGTCTGTGAAAGCTGCGTCTTACGGTTGCGGGCGTTTCGCGAAGCTGGGGCAGTTGATCCCATACTGTATGCGACCCCGTAG
- a CDS encoding DUF2007 domain-containing protein, whose translation MTLPIAQSEAGIGPDKFVTVGKYIDSVDAHMARGMLESAGIECFLQGENANNLLGAAFRARLLVHKQDEAAAREILGTPDNLDPEDDSSE comes from the coding sequence ATGACCCTCCCTATCGCACAATCAGAAGCCGGAATCGGCCCCGACAAGTTCGTCACCGTCGGCAAGTACATCGACTCCGTTGACGCACACATGGCAAGGGGCATGCTCGAATCCGCCGGCATCGAATGCTTCCTGCAGGGAGAGAACGCGAACAATTTGCTGGGAGCAGCCTTCCGCGCCCGCCTCCTCGTCCACAAGCAGGACGAAGCCGCTGCCCGCGAAATCCTCGGTACCCCCGACAACCTCGATCCTGAGGACGATTCAAGCGAATGA
- a CDS encoding DUF3108 domain-containing protein, giving the protein MLTALPGGVRTFAQQPSQIPTLQPPQPGFVFPTKQTLTFTVDWRVFTAGTAVFNTELQGNLQKITATADTVGAVTMLFPVADKFQSAFDIKTGCSTGFSKQIQEGRRKVTSDLSFNYTIGKQTQVEHNLVKGTSKEQTASIPACVTDSLSAIFYAASQPLVVGQNVRFPLADAMRTVTVTMKVEAKEEIKTPAGTFQTIRVQPTADEGIVKNRGRIWIWYTDDARHMPVQIRASLFWGTITFHLQSFETK; this is encoded by the coding sequence GTGCTGACCGCACTGCCGGGCGGAGTGCGGACGTTCGCCCAGCAACCCAGCCAGATCCCCACACTGCAACCCCCGCAGCCGGGCTTCGTCTTCCCCACGAAGCAGACCCTGACGTTTACTGTTGACTGGCGTGTCTTTACCGCCGGTACCGCCGTTTTCAACACCGAACTGCAAGGCAACCTGCAGAAGATCACCGCCACCGCCGACACTGTAGGCGCCGTCACGATGCTCTTTCCCGTCGCCGACAAGTTCCAGTCCGCCTTCGACATCAAAACTGGCTGCTCCACCGGCTTCAGCAAACAGATTCAGGAAGGCCGTCGCAAGGTCACAAGCGACCTGAGCTTCAACTACACCATCGGCAAGCAGACCCAGGTAGAACATAACCTCGTCAAAGGCACATCGAAGGAGCAGACGGCCTCAATCCCAGCCTGCGTCACCGACTCGCTCTCGGCCATCTTCTACGCCGCCTCGCAACCCCTGGTCGTCGGGCAGAACGTCCGCTTCCCTCTTGCCGACGCGATGCGCACCGTTACCGTTACCATGAAGGTCGAGGCCAAGGAGGAGATAAAGACACCAGCCGGCACCTTCCAGACCATTCGCGTGCAGCCCACTGCCGACGAGGGCATCGTCAAAAACCGCGGACGCATCTGGATCTGGTACACCGACGACGCTCGCCACATGCCCGTGCAGATACGAGCGAGCCTCTTCTGGGGTACCATCACCTTCCACCTGCAATCCTTTGAGACGAAATAG
- a CDS encoding methyltransferase family protein codes for MSERTTWQKIARRIRVPMGFLFAAVFLWLARPTWHSMLASLILVVPGVWLRAYAAGYVRKNAELTQTGPYAYTRNPLYLGSIMIAFGFAVAAWRWEILIALAILFTIIYLPTIRSEEQYLREHFAGFDDYARKVPRLLPRLTPAPTDVPPGRFSSERYLHHREYNALMGAIAIYAALAALLLFLKR; via the coding sequence GTGAGCGAACGAACTACATGGCAGAAGATCGCCCGCCGCATCCGCGTCCCGATGGGCTTTCTCTTTGCTGCGGTCTTTCTGTGGCTGGCGCGCCCAACGTGGCACTCGATGCTGGCCAGCCTGATCCTCGTCGTGCCGGGAGTCTGGCTGCGCGCATATGCCGCAGGATATGTCCGCAAAAACGCCGAGCTTACCCAGACCGGTCCCTACGCTTACACCCGCAACCCGCTGTATCTGGGCTCGATCATGATTGCGTTCGGATTTGCCGTTGCGGCGTGGCGATGGGAGATTCTCATCGCCCTGGCTATCCTCTTCACGATCATCTACCTGCCCACCATCCGTTCCGAGGAGCAATACCTCCGCGAGCACTTTGCCGGCTTCGACGACTACGCCCGAAAAGTCCCCCGTCTGCTGCCTCGGCTGACCCCGGCCCCCACCGACGTTCCCCCCGGCCGATTTTCTTCCGAGCGTTATTTACACCACCGCGAGTACAATGCTCTTATGGGTGCCATCGCCATCTATGCGGCGCTGGCGGCGTTGCTGCTGTTTCTGAAACGGTAG
- a CDS encoding glycosyltransferase family 9 protein yields the protein MATQSHLVSDAAHPRRVLIVRIGAMGDVLHALPAVSAMRRQHPDWHIGWAIEPIWIPLLRADSDDSAEPGSSAMPLVDRIHSVPTRTWKRRPFAGETIREIKALRREFRAERYDLCVDMQSAIRSAVVGRLSGAPEVAGPAVPHEKPANWLYGKSIPTPGIHVVEQGYELLSGAIGEALRPTEDLLPIDDYAERWRDDLLARTLPAASRHYAIVAPSAGWGAKQWPAERYGAVAAELARAGYTPLINATSPDDQLANAVAEASEGAATVVPCTVSQLISLTRRASLVIAGDTGPLHLAASLQRPVVALFGPTDPARNGPWGTRARILRHPSSRRDHSRHADTEEGLLQITIDEVNAAALELLSAEHDKVIL from the coding sequence TTGGCCACGCAATCCCATCTTGTTTCCGATGCTGCTCATCCACGGCGCGTCCTGATCGTCCGAATCGGCGCAATGGGCGATGTCCTGCACGCTCTGCCCGCAGTATCGGCGATGCGGCGTCAGCATCCAGACTGGCATATCGGCTGGGCGATTGAGCCGATATGGATTCCACTGCTTCGGGCTGATTCGGACGATTCTGCCGAGCCGGGGAGCTCCGCGATGCCTCTTGTCGACCGCATCCACAGCGTACCCACCCGCACGTGGAAGCGACGTCCCTTTGCAGGCGAAACCATTCGCGAGATCAAAGCCCTGCGACGGGAGTTTCGCGCCGAACGCTACGACCTGTGTGTCGACATGCAGAGCGCCATTCGTTCTGCCGTTGTTGGCAGGCTATCTGGAGCACCCGAAGTCGCCGGGCCTGCGGTGCCGCACGAGAAGCCAGCCAACTGGCTCTACGGGAAGTCGATACCTACGCCGGGGATCCACGTTGTTGAACAGGGTTATGAGCTCCTGAGCGGAGCCATCGGAGAAGCTCTTCGCCCTACCGAGGATCTTCTCCCCATAGATGACTACGCCGAGCGCTGGCGAGATGATCTTCTTGCGCGGACTCTTCCCGCAGCATCGCGGCACTACGCCATCGTCGCACCATCGGCTGGATGGGGAGCCAAGCAGTGGCCTGCGGAACGCTACGGCGCGGTCGCCGCCGAACTCGCACGCGCAGGATACACGCCTCTCATCAACGCCACATCGCCTGACGACCAACTTGCCAATGCCGTAGCCGAGGCCAGCGAAGGGGCGGCAACGGTAGTTCCCTGCACCGTGTCGCAGCTGATCTCGCTTACTCGTCGGGCCAGCCTCGTCATCGCTGGAGACACCGGCCCGCTGCATCTTGCGGCGTCGTTGCAGCGACCTGTTGTCGCGCTCTTCGGACCCACCGATCCGGCCCGCAACGGTCCCTGGGGCACTCGCGCGCGAATCCTGCGGCATCCTTCAAGCCGACGCGACCACAGCCGTCACGCCGACACCGAGGAGGGTCTGCTTCAGATCACCATCGACGAGGTCAACGCCGCCGCGCTCGAACTCCTAAGCGCCGAACACGATAAGGTAATCCTGTGA
- the lpxK gene encoding tetraacyldisaccharide 4'-kinase, with protein MTIRRPVLLPLAPIYGAALAAKKTMFRRGWLKQNRLPSPVISIGSISAGGAGKTPMVLLLADILRRRGYAVRILTRGYKRTSELIERVEPYDDPGFHGDEPVLMAQRSGVAVFAGADRYRAGLLAELDEDHGKIAVNLLDDGFQHRQLARDVDIVLLTQEDVEDHLLPAGNLREPLSAVREADIIVLREEEVFALQPVIRRLTGEGSSPTVWIIQRRLSLGEAGEVSLPALPLAFCGIARPESFTSMLQAEGCMPVDTVSFPDHHAYDDRDIARLLEQARHRGANGFITTEKDAVKLTPVMRDHLATVGPLIVTRLQVELLDEKEALQQLLSMVDKLDRRKR; from the coding sequence ATGACCATCCGCAGACCTGTTTTGCTGCCCCTGGCTCCAATCTATGGCGCTGCATTGGCCGCAAAGAAGACGATGTTCCGGCGCGGCTGGCTGAAGCAGAACCGTCTGCCAAGCCCGGTGATCAGCATAGGCAGCATCTCTGCCGGTGGCGCGGGCAAGACTCCGATGGTGCTCCTGCTGGCCGATATTCTGCGACGGCGCGGCTATGCGGTCCGAATTCTCACACGCGGCTACAAACGCACCTCCGAGCTGATCGAGCGCGTCGAACCCTACGACGATCCGGGCTTCCACGGCGACGAGCCTGTTCTGATGGCCCAGCGCTCCGGCGTGGCGGTCTTTGCCGGGGCCGACCGTTATCGCGCAGGCCTGCTCGCCGAACTGGACGAGGACCACGGCAAGATCGCCGTCAACCTGCTTGACGACGGCTTTCAGCATCGGCAACTCGCGCGCGACGTCGATATCGTTCTGCTCACACAAGAGGATGTCGAAGACCATCTCTTACCTGCGGGGAACCTGCGCGAACCACTCTCCGCAGTGCGCGAAGCAGACATCATCGTGCTTCGCGAAGAAGAGGTATTTGCGCTGCAGCCCGTAATCAGAAGGCTCACGGGAGAAGGAAGCTCTCCGACGGTATGGATTATTCAGCGAAGACTCAGCCTCGGCGAAGCGGGCGAAGTATCGCTGCCTGCACTGCCGCTGGCGTTCTGCGGAATTGCGCGGCCCGAAAGTTTCACCAGCATGTTGCAGGCGGAGGGCTGCATGCCAGTCGATACGGTTTCCTTCCCCGATCACCACGCTTATGACGACAGGGATATAGCGCGGCTACTGGAGCAAGCTCGGCATCGTGGTGCAAACGGATTCATCACCACCGAGAAAGACGCAGTGAAGCTGACGCCGGTGATGCGTGATCATCTTGCCACTGTGGGGCCGCTCATCGTAACGCGCCTCCAGGTCGAGCTGCTGGACGAGAAGGAGGCATTGCAGCAACTTCTTTCGATGGTAGACAAACTCGACCGCCGCAAGCGTTGA